Below is a window of bacterium DNA.
GAATTTCGGCAAGGAGGTCGCCCAGATTATCGAGAACCGCAAAAAAACCGGAGAGCTCCTGGAGACAGGCGAAAGGCTCCGCGAAAGCGAGGCAAGATACAGAGCCCTCGTTGAAATGAGTCCCGACGCGATTTTCGTCCACGTAAACGGCAGGTTCGTTTACGCCAACCGCGCCGGGCTGACCCTGCTGGGGGCAAAAGCCCCGGAGGAATTACTGGGCAGGGAGATTATCGAATCGGTTCACCCCGATTACCGCCATCTGGTCAAAAGCCGGACGCACAGCATAACCGAGCACTCGGCCATAGCGCCTCTTCTGGAGGAAAAGTTCGTGCGGCTGGACGGCTCCGTGGTGGACGTGGAAGTTGTCGGCGCGCCGGTGGTCTACGGAGGACAGCCCGCGGTGCAGGTCGTGGCCAGGGATATCACCGACAGGAAAAAGGCGAAAGCCGCGCTTCTGGAGAGCCGCTATCAGGCGGCTCTCTTCGCCGACCTCATCGAACGCTCCTCCCAGCCGGTCGGAGTAGGTTTCCCTGACGGCAGGCTGGGGAAATTCAACCAGGCTTACCTCGATCTCGTCGGCTACACCCAGGAAGAGATAAAGACCCTGGATTGGGCCCGGGACCTCACTCCGGCGGAGTGTCTTCCAATCGAGCGCGCCAAACTCAGGGAACTGCATAAAACCGGCAAGCCGGTCCGCTACGAAAAGGAATACATCCGCAAGGACGGCTCTCTGGTTCCCGTCGAGTTGCTTGTTCACCTAATAGCCGATGATTCGGGCCAGCCGAAATGCTATTACGCTTTCGCAAACGACATTACCGAGCGCAAGGAGTCCGAGAAAAACATTTCCCGCCTCGCGGCGGCCGTGGAGCAGTCGGCGGACGATATTATAATCACCGACACCGGAGGGATTATCCAGTACGTCAACCCGGCCTTTACCCAGACTACCGGTTACTCGTTCACGGAAGCGGCCGGCAGACACATCAACATGCTGCTTCGCGGAAGGCACACGGAAGAAGCGACGCACCTTGAGGTTCTTCAGGAGCTGAAGGCGGGCCACATCTGGAAGGGCAGGATTCTCAATCTTGCCAAAGACGGCAGGAATATCCTGCAGGAGGTGACGATTTCCCCGATAAAAAGGCCCTCGGGGGAAATTATCGGTTACGTTTCGACCCAGAGAGACATAACGAGGCAGGTCGAGGTCGAGACCCACGCCGCCGAAGCGCAGAAACTCGAAGCCATAGGCACCCTCGCCGGAGGCATCGCCCACGACTTCAACAACATCCTCTCGGCTATCGTGGGCTACACCGAGCTTGTCATGGACGAAGTCACCGATCCGATGGTCAGAGAAGACCTGCAGGGGATTTTCAAGGCCTCGACCAGGGCGAAGGATCTCGTAAAACAGATACTCATGTTCAGCCGCAAAGGAAGCGACGCCGCCCGCCCGGTTCAGCTTAAACCGCTGGTGAAGGAGGCGCTAAAGCTGCTTCGGGCCTCCATTCCGGCTACGATAGAGTTTAAAGCCGATATCAAATCAGAGGCGTCGGTTATGGCGGATCCGACGGACATTCACCGCATAATAGTAAACCTTTGCACCAACGCCGCCATCGCCATGAAGGAGCACGGCGGCCTTCTCGAAGTGGGCCTCGAAGACGTCGAGCTCGACCTGCTTTTTACCGCGAAGCACACGGAGGCCGCCCCCGGCAAATTCGTGAGGCTTACCGTAAGGGACACCGGCGTAGGCATGACTCCCGAGGTAAGGGCGCGCATCTTCGAGCCCTTCTTCACCACGCGCCCCCACGGCGAGGGAAGCGGAATGGGGCTGGCGGTCGTTCACGGCCTGGTGGCGAGGCTCGGCGGGACGATCTCGGTAAACAGCGAGCAGGGAAAGGGATCGGCCTTCCAGTTGTTTTTCCCCGTTTTGCACGAAGAGGCCGCTTTCGCGCCGGAGATACATGAGCCGCCGCTGCCGGGAACCGAAAGAATACTTTTTGTAGACGACGAGGTAATGGTAGCCAACATCATCTTCAAGGCTCTCGAAAAGCTGGGCTACAAGGTCACCGCCAGAACCTCCAGTATGGAAGCCTATGAAACTTTCCGGGCGAATCCGAAGAGTTTCGACATCGTGATAACCGACATGACGATGCCGGTAATGACGGGCGACGAGCTTATCTTCAAGATACGGACGATTCGGCCCGACATCCCGGCCATACTCTGCACCGGCTACAGCGAACTGATTACCGAGGAAAAAGCGAAGTCTCTGGGCATCGAGGAATTCTACATGAAGCCTTTCGTCATCCAGAAGCTGACCGGGATAATCCGCAAGCTCATGGACAACCCCGCCTTAGGGCTTGTCCGTAAATAAATCCTTCGTTCTCGCATCCGGCTTTTGGCCCGCTTTCGCCGCTCATCAATCGCAAAACCTCGACGTAGAACAACTACGCCTGCGGTTTTGCTCAGTCTTCGCGACAAAATCGCTCTCAAAATCCGGCGCGATCTCCAAAAGGCTTATTTACGGACAAGCCCTTAAACCCCTGATTCACGAATCAAAAAAACCGGGTACCAAAAAGGTATCCGGTTGCCGCCGGGACGCCGAGCCCTGTGGCCCAGACGCCGGTAGTACCCGTTCGCCTTCAGCGCCTAAGCGCCTCCAGGAAGCAGCCCCCGCCTCCGCCTCCGGAGCCG
It encodes the following:
- a CDS encoding PAS domain S-box protein translates to MDKNENRTQFILGIVGKLSAAETFAQSIPPGKRMADFLHACFQEIAELGGCCVCLFGDGENRGVCKDMCAECSVKNQNPPLASVEECRMVGAEGVNTIKLITAEGIYGLLIFSRPNPETWEALEPYLWNFGKEVAQIIENRKKTGELLETGERLRESEARYRALVEMSPDAIFVHVNGRFVYANRAGLTLLGAKAPEELLGREIIESVHPDYRHLVKSRTHSITEHSAIAPLLEEKFVRLDGSVVDVEVVGAPVVYGGQPAVQVVARDITDRKKAKAALLESRYQAALFADLIERSSQPVGVGFPDGRLGKFNQAYLDLVGYTQEEIKTLDWARDLTPAECLPIERAKLRELHKTGKPVRYEKEYIRKDGSLVPVELLVHLIADDSGQPKCYYAFANDITERKESEKNISRLAAAVEQSADDIIITDTGGIIQYVNPAFTQTTGYSFTEAAGRHINMLLRGRHTEEATHLEVLQELKAGHIWKGRILNLAKDGRNILQEVTISPIKRPSGEIIGYVSTQRDITRQVEVETHAAEAQKLEAIGTLAGGIAHDFNNILSAIVGYTELVMDEVTDPMVREDLQGIFKASTRAKDLVKQILMFSRKGSDAARPVQLKPLVKEALKLLRASIPATIEFKADIKSEASVMADPTDIHRIIVNLCTNAAIAMKEHGGLLEVGLEDVELDLLFTAKHTEAAPGKFVRLTVRDTGVGMTPEVRARIFEPFFTTRPHGEGSGMGLAVVHGLVARLGGTISVNSEQGKGSAFQLFFPVLHEEAAFAPEIHEPPLPGTERILFVDDEVMVANIIFKALEKLGYKVTARTSSMEAYETFRANPKSFDIVITDMTMPVMTGDELIFKIRTIRPDIPAILCTGYSELITEEKAKSLGIEEFYMKPFVIQKLTGIIRKLMDNPALGLVRK